The Lampris incognitus isolate fLamInc1 chromosome 4, fLamInc1.hap2, whole genome shotgun sequence genome segment atatttgatttggtaaaggtttaatgctggatacccttcctgacgctACCCACCatgtttatccaggcttgggaccggcgctaagaatgccctggcttgtgcgtcctcagtggctgggttaacaaaaacatacaaaacatagTTTAATATAAATACAATGTTCAGTACTCATGTGTAATAGCGTTTGTTGTTATTTATCATACGTCATTTGGCTCTTATTGCTGAGCCGAGCCAAATAATCCGGCTCACTCAAAAGAGCTGGAATTCCCATCACTGTGAATTAGCTGTGTCTTCTGCTAGGTCTGACAAACTCTCGGGCAGCATCGGCGTACTCTGAGCCGCTCGCTGTGACGTTGCACGAAGTTCGCTTGTTCCTTTTTCAGGCCGGCGATCAAACCCGCGCGAGGGAAGCGAGTTCGCGTTGGGTTGAAAGGCGCAGTAATGCCGCACTGGGAAGAGCCGTTTCCGTCAGGGAGTGGCTGCTGGACATCTGGTAGGCTACTTTTCCCGTGGGCTCCGTAAGCAGCGCCAGTCAGTCAGTTatgttacccatccatccatccgtcatccacaCCGCttgccctgctctcagggtcacggggatgctggagcctatcccagcagtcattgtgcggcaggttaggagacaccctggacaggccgccagtcacgTTATATCGGATGTAAATAGGCCTGAATGCAGTGGGAGTGATTCTGACGCGTGTCAAACCCACTTTCTGCTCGAATCCGCTGTTTCCTACTGCGCTGGCAGGTACTGCCAGCGTTCTGATGCGCTTCAAACCACCTCGACGCCTGGACTCCGACACTGATTCGATTTCGAGGCCTCGAAAGAGAGGCGGACAGACTGGATCCGCTGTTATTCTACAACGGAGGACTAAACGCTAATGAGAAAGGTGAGGACCCTTCTCCGGCGCGAGTTGCCTTGAACGGTTCGCCTACCCGATGCCTGCCGGGTTCACCGGTCACATTTGTTACACCGCTGACAAGCTGCGCTCGGGTAGTCTAGCGGGCCACGTTTGGAAGGGTGCGTTTGATTTATGGTTCCCATTTATTGTTCCCATCCTTGCCAAATTTGTGGACTGCCTGACCGTTCAAGCTGTCGCTCGCAAGGACAAGGACGtagtaataatactaataataatgataatcttcTGGTCATATATCGCAGCTGTACCTCAACTGGAGGTTTTTCTCTCTCCATATATAATGTTTCTGGTAGTATATAAAGTACACATAGCTTTCCTGTAGCACTTGTGAAGCTAGTTgtgttgaaaacacacacacatgcacacacacgtatgtaggCTGTGTAGGGCTACATATATTTATACTTGTAGCCTAAATATAGCAGTTATagtaaatatatactatatatatatatccatccatccattatctgaaccgcttgtcctgctctcagggtggcgggggtgctggagtctatcccagcagccactgggtggcaggcagggagacaccctggacaggccgccaggccatcacagggcagacacacactcacattcacattcacacctagggacaattcagtacagccgatccacctgacctacaggtctttggactgtgggaggaaaccggagcccccagaggaaacccacgcagacacggggagaacatgcaaactccacacagaggacgacctgggacgaccctcaaggttgaactaccccgggactcgaacccgggactttcttgctgtgagtggaccgcgctaaccactgcgccacccatacatacacatatatatatgtgtgtgtgtgtgtgtgtgtgtgtgtgtgtgtgtgtgtatatatgtatgtatgtatatatatatatatatatatatatatatgtatgtatatatgtgtgtgagtgtgtgtgtatatatatatatgtgtgtgtgtgcatgtatgtatgtatgtacgtgtgtatatatatatgcatgtatatatgtatatgtatatatatatgtgtgtgtgtgtgtatgtatgtatgtatagaaaCGATCTTGTTTCATTGCCAGTATCTCGTTTTCCAATAAACAAACATTTTAAAGACTAATGAACCATTTTTCTGATGGTGCAGTGCCATTTGGGAGATATTTGGGGTTTTTTAAGATTGTCGTTTTTGGGGTTCAGTACGTTTGGTGTACCTCAGCAGCGTCGCTCCGAGGCCCCTGTAGAGCCCCGAAATGCCCTTGGTCCTCAGTAACTCCCCAGTAATCTGTGTGGCGGTGGGAGACTTGGTCTCTCCTGGACGGCAGCGAGACGCTTCATCTTGCCGGGACAGCCGCCTTCTTTGAGCCTCTGcttttggacacacacacacacacacacacacacacacacacacacacacacacagtgtaaacAGTGCTATCGATTCTCAGCGGTTGTCGTGTGCGAGTTGGAGCACTTGTGTCCCCGCCTCACCTATCCTCCCTGCGTCCTGCAGCTGGATCTTCAGCATCTCCATGGGCGTGGTGATGATGACCTGGATACAGTGCGTTGCCATGAGCACACAGGAAATACCACAACAATCTCAGCTAACGCCGTTGTTCTCTTTTCTTAGGAGGCAAGAGGCAAGTTAGatctactcctgtattgtcaccacgtgtgtgtggtgtgtgtctgtgtgtgtctgtgtgtgagtctataaacggccaaactaaagcactcggGGCctggattctttttggaggttattggggatgatcaggggcacctataaaaaatagcagaaaagtatatgaaaattatgcataattatgcataaatatgcaaaatatgcatttttctaaaaatggataaaaaccacttttctcggcatttcaggtgattctgagcatctttgatttttttcacctatataaaaaaacatttctgggacttacaaatgttttggcattatgcaaaatatatgcatttttgcaaagatgcatttatgatcctcatttttttttggaggtggtaggtattgttgcAGAGAGGACCaggaaaatagcagaaaatttaaataattataataattatgcataattatgcaaaatatgcattttctaaaaatggctaaaaaaccacttttctcggcatttcagatgcttctgagcatttgggggggagggagttggagtgggggaggggggttaggggcagggggaaggcggttagctggcaggatgaagaggagggagattcagacgggtggagaaccaaaccgctacattgtagcggggttcttctagtgaaaAATAAAGGCCAGAAGACTTCCAGACAAAACCAGAATACGAGTCACGTGTACTGGCCATGTGGACATGACATGTGTGGCTGTGGAGGTGTGAGGGGTCATGCTGCCGTCTCGTGTATGGTGGCCCTCCCGTCCTACATGAGGACGTGGGAAGTTTTGGGGAGCGCTtgtctaggagcagtgggcagccgccgtgcagcaccggggggcccaactccagttcgtctcgccatgcctcggtcaggggcacacccacccacacacgccttcacccgaaacgggtaaaacacaagttaatacaaagatagtatactcactatctccatattcaaatgtgaggctgcgcCCTggatcagcgtttcccaacccggtcctcaaggaccccctatcctgcaggttttcattgtaaccctgcacaggtagccctgcttgtactgactcgaccaatcatctcgcagcacttaattatgcgaggtgtgcaacagctgacacaATTCATCGCTGatcggttgaataactacaaacaggtcagTACCTATCCCGGGTTGCAAAgaacatctgcaggatagggggtccttgaggaccgggttgggaaacgctgccctAGATGACGACGCTATTTGGCGCTCTATAGCGCCCCCTTGGCAGGATTTCCTGTTGTTCGGCGGCACGGCGTAGCTGAGAAGGCCGCAGAGGAATCCTGCTGCTTTCTGCCAGAACCGCTGCCCggttgacaaacagagctgccggttgccAGAACCGCTGCCcagttgacaaacagagctgccggttgccagaaccgctgccgagctgactgagcggagccgccaCGGTTTACCCttcccgggtactgacagctgggcaggctgtgcccggggatttAAAATCAGAGTTCCCTCCTCCTATCCcagtgtgttggctggactgggcaccatggggagtaccatacaggcatgcaggaggaccagatctatcagtagagACGTCGTCCTTAGCTAAAGGttcccttgctgaggtaaggtgctacccctctgcagcctgcggttgcagtttagcgtcctacccaggggaacagacaggagtataaccctaacacgcatgtctttttgatggtgggggaaaccggagcagccgggggagagcatgcaaactccacacagaggacgacccccaaggttggacaaccccggggttcgaacccaggaccttcttgctgaccaCCGGGTCAGCGTGCCGGCCCCTTTTATCTACTATGGATCAGTGTTTCTCAGCCTCTTGGGGGAACGGCCCCTGCCTCATGTCCAGACCTGTGGGCCCCCCGTGAGGAAACCTCGACACCTCAGAAACGGGGAGATTTTGCACCCAGGGCTCCTCGTCTCAGAAATGTCGGTTTCGGGGACGTTCGCTCCCTACAttcttgtgggtttttttttaagtaggaAACAACGACATCGCGAGACCGCTGCAGCGTCCAGAAAGAAAGAGCGGCGGGTTGTCGGCACGCTGATGATACGGTAACATTATGATATCATAAATGATGTGAACTGAAGTGGAAGTTCCAGAACATTTCTGATTCTGTGaaagtttttcttcttcttcttcttccttgtcTTGAATTCAAGGCTGTGTAAGGAACAGGAAACGGGTCCGGTGGCACTTGAACCCGGAGCGAAGCGGGCCTCCTGTGGGACACGGAGGAGGCGGCCTACGTTGCACTAAATTCACACTGTATTTACTGGTGGCTTCTGGGCCGCCGGGTTATACGGGTATGAATCGTTAATTTGCCCCCCCGGAGACTCGGCGTGGGTTTGGTATGAATACCCTCCTCTGCTGATGACCCAGAAACGCCGTTTCTAAACAGGCCGTGGTGCAGGACTCATAACAGGGGCCTTGTGGGCCGCGGATATTCTCCCTGATTTCTGGGGGGGGGTGGTGCTGCAGGATTCTCACATCTGGGACCGGGCCGGTCTCTAGGGTCACTGAGCTAAACCTCCACGCTGCACCGTTTGACAGTAGTGTGCAGAGGAGTCGGAGCTCACGGGTCTGTCGTGGAGCCTTTTAAAAACCCCGTGTGAGCCGCCGACGATCAACGCTGAAACGGCGCCAGCCGATAACCTCTTGGCAAGttctacccacacacacacacacacacaagtcatttgGAAGGAGGAACCGTGGGAGCCACAGCAAGACACGGCACTTAGGGCACTCAAACACTTAGGCACTATTAggcactaacacatatatcatcaCCCTGCCACCGGAGGCGCTCCACGCTAATGGCCGAGCCGGTGGGCGGCTATTGCCTACCACGTCATATCGGCGGTGGTCCGCCGGCCCCGCGTGGAGCCGGGGGGAGTGTTATCTGGGTGATCAAGCCCAGCCGGACCTTACCTGACACACGCCCGCCCCGCAGCCCGCCAGCATCTCTCCCACAACTCCCGGCTTGTGCCTGTGGGGAGGAAGGAGACGGACATCCAGCACACATCAGGTCCCGGCTCTCGGCTCTTGTGGAGGTCAATATAACATCGTTCACTGCTTTTCCCTCCTCCTGGCTGACCTTGCTCACGACTGTCCTGGCCACaccggtctgtgtgtgtgtgtgtgcacactcacacacacacacacacactggaataaTAATCCACCACTTAGCACAGATTGGTCAATAATTCAGCAGCTTTAATTGGTCGCCATGGGAGCGCGGACGTTTAAAGACGCGGGAGGCTTTTGAGGGAGTGTGTTTTTAAGCCGAAGATAAGGATTAGCTGTGTTCCGCTGCCGGCGCTGGTTTggtgtccccccccacccccacccccctgattCTAACAGAGGGTGGAGTGGAGGGTGGAGGTGTGGGAAGCAACAGCCAATACAGAAAAGCCTCCATGCATCcagaccgcttgtcctgctctcaggagccccctgtcccagcagtcattgggcggcaggtggggagacaccctggacaggctgccgggccgtcacacagggccgacacacacacacacacacacacacacacacacacacacacacacacacacacacacacacacacacacacacacacacacacacacacacacacagggacagtttagtctggccgagtcacctgacctacatgtcttcggactgtgggaggaaaccacagaggacgacccgggacgacccccaaggtcgggctaccccgggggctcgaacccgggaccttctcgctgtgaggccaccgcgctacccactgcgccgccgtgccgccccttTTCCAAACCAGAACATCTTCAGTTGTGTTTTTAAAGGGAAACAaccacatctgcacacacacacacacggtgtgtaGCGGGGACAGCGCTCCATCAGCGGCCACATCACAAGCCGCCAGCGACGTCGCTGGCAGACGATCCAAACCTAAAATAAAGTGAATACAAGCTGTTCTGCATGTTGCGTGGCACTCGTCCCGGGTTCGGGGTAGTGACCCCCGGCAGGTTTCCCCCGTGTGCGGCGCGACGCACCGCACGCCCTCCAGACGAGTCGAGCGGGAAGATAATTGAATAAGAAGCGGTGCAGATGAGCGGACGGGGCAGCAAATGACGGAGGAGTCAAGCGTGAGCCCTGTCCCTCCATTAACTCACCCGTCCCTGGGCAGGAGACGTCTGAACAGGTCGTTAGCAGCCAGCTTGACGGCTTTCTCCGGCGTGACGAGGGCCAAGTTCACCGCCGCGCCTGGAGGAAGTGGGCGTACATGAGAAAACACAGAGTAGGTATTAACAATTAACGCCACGATCCCACACGGGCGAAGCAGGAGGTACCTCTGTACATGCCGAAGCAGCCCTCAGAGCGGACGGTTTTGATCAGGCAGTCAGACCTGCATGAGGAGTGGACAGGTTTACTGGCTCATACCAGCGAATGTCCAGTCAAATCCAAGTCTCTACTGCGGTTACTGTAAAAACATAGAAGAAGAAACTGCACGTTTATGAGTTGCATGCATTTCTACTTTACAATCTTAAATTCTCCCCACATTGACGTGTAGAGCACCGGGCCGGTCTTCTGGTTCTGCAGCCGGGTCTTGGCCAGGTCGATGGGGAACACGCAGGTGACGCCGACGAACCCGGCTACCCCTCCGTTTATCAGCTTGGCAGGTAGACTGGGGCAGAAAGACAGGGGGGTAAGGGTTCTCCGTTCTCTTGGTTCTTTGTCAGACTGGGGGAAACACTCGTGTCCTGGGCCGTCCCGGCTCCTCGTGACCTACCTGACCCTGTCGCCGCGGCGGGCCATCTCTCCGAGAGGAAGCTGCCCGTCTCTTGTCGAGTTCAGTAAAGACGCTTCCCCCCCGCTGGACACGCTGACTGGCGGCAGGCCTTCTGGACTTCCAAATGAtaacaagtatatatatatatatatatatatgagggaataataaataacaacaaaaccaaCAAATGAGAAATAAGAAATCCCACACATTAATATGTCACTGGAAGTTATGCAAGGcccctactgttcattattctgaccgccTG includes the following:
- the slc25a22b gene encoding mitochondrial glutamate carrier 1; translated protein: MARRGDRVRERRTLTPLSFCPSLPAKLINGGVAGFVGVTCVFPIDLAKTRLQNQKTGPVLYTSMSDCLIKTVRSEGCFGMYRGAAVNLALVTPEKAVKLAANDLFRRLLPRDGHKPGVVGEMLAGCGAGVCQVIITTPMEMLKIQLQDAGRIEAQRRRLSRQDEASRCRPGETKSPTATQITGELLRTKGISGLYRGLGATLLRDVPFSIIYFPLFSHLNSAGGCGVDGRAPFYWSFLSGCFAGSTAAVVVNPADVIKTRLQSSTKGNQGDVYNGVTDCVRKILRNEGPSAFLKGAYCRALVIAPLFGIVQVVYFLGVGERLLGISLPLQN